One genomic region from Streptomyces venezuelae encodes:
- the thiO gene encoding glycine oxidase ThiO, producing MRSSDVLVVGGGIIGLVTAWRAARRGLRTAVVDPDPGGGAARVAAGMLAAVTELHYGEETLLGINLASAARYPAFVAELEESTGHDVGYRACGTLAVALDADDRAHLRELHALQTRCGLASEWLSGRECRRLEPMLAPGVRGGLRVDGDHQVDPRRLAAALLLACERAGVAFHRVLAERLTVVRDRARGVLLADGEELTADQVVLAAGSLSGRLAGVPDEVLPPVRPVKGQVLRLRIPAAYAPFLSRTVRAVVRGSHVYLVPRESGELVVGATSEELGWDTTVTAGGVYELLRDAHELVPGITELPLTETLAGLRPASPDNAPLLGPSALPGLHLATGHYRNGVLLTPLTGDVMAELLTTGTLPEEARPFTPRRFSPIRLEQPA from the coding sequence ATGCGTTCTTCCGATGTCCTCGTGGTCGGGGGCGGCATCATCGGCCTGGTCACGGCCTGGCGGGCCGCGCGGCGCGGGCTGCGCACCGCCGTGGTCGACCCGGACCCGGGCGGCGGCGCCGCGCGGGTCGCGGCCGGGATGCTCGCCGCCGTCACCGAGCTCCACTACGGCGAGGAGACCCTGCTCGGGATCAACCTCGCCTCCGCCGCGCGCTATCCCGCGTTCGTCGCCGAACTGGAGGAGTCCACCGGTCACGACGTGGGCTACCGCGCCTGCGGGACCCTCGCCGTCGCCCTCGACGCCGACGACCGGGCCCATCTGCGCGAGCTCCACGCCCTCCAGACCCGCTGCGGCCTCGCCTCGGAGTGGCTGAGCGGGCGCGAGTGCCGGCGGCTGGAACCGATGCTCGCCCCCGGTGTGCGCGGCGGGCTGCGCGTGGACGGCGACCACCAGGTCGACCCGCGCCGGCTGGCCGCCGCGCTCCTGCTCGCCTGCGAGCGGGCCGGGGTGGCCTTCCACCGCGTCCTCGCGGAGCGCCTCACGGTCGTCCGCGACCGGGCCCGCGGGGTCCTGCTCGCCGACGGCGAGGAGCTGACGGCCGACCAGGTCGTGCTGGCCGCGGGCAGCCTGAGCGGGCGGCTCGCGGGCGTGCCGGACGAGGTGCTGCCGCCGGTCCGCCCCGTGAAGGGCCAGGTCCTGCGGCTGCGGATCCCGGCCGCGTACGCCCCCTTCCTCTCCCGCACCGTCCGGGCCGTCGTCCGCGGCAGCCACGTCTACCTCGTACCGCGCGAGAGCGGCGAGCTCGTCGTCGGCGCGACCAGCGAGGAGCTCGGCTGGGACACCACGGTGACGGCCGGCGGGGTGTACGAGCTGCTGCGCGACGCCCACGAGCTCGTCCCCGGCATCACCGAACTGCCACTCACCGAGACGCTGGCCGGACTGCGCCCCGCGTCCCCGGACAACGCGCCGCTGCTCGGCCCCAGCGCCCTGCCCGGCCTGCACCTGGCCACCGGCCACTACCGCAACGGGGTGCTGCTCACCCCCCTCACCGGCGACGTCATGGCGGAGCTGCTCACCACGGGCACCCTCCCCGAGGAGGCGCGCCCCTTCACCCCCCGCCGTTTCTCGCCCATCCGTCTGGAGCAGCCCGCATGA
- the pknB gene encoding Stk1 family PASTA domain-containing Ser/Thr kinase: protein MDTTLQDPLVGRLLDGRYRVDARIAVGGMATVYRAVDTRLDRVLALKVMHPALATDAAFVERFIREAKSVARLAHPNVVGVFDQGAEGAYVYLAMEYVAGCTLRDVLRERGALAPRAALDILEPVLAALGAAHRAGFVHRDMKPENVLIGDDGRVKVADFGLVRAVGSATATTGSVLGTVSYLAPEQIEHGTADTRADVYACGVVLYEMLTGGKPHAGDTPAQVLYQHLHTDVPAPSATVPGLALELDELVAAATARNADLRPHDAVALLALVREARAGLGDEQLDAEPPQARSETRDTAEDRTSVIARVVPVASDVQDVQHTNRLPAPEAPPAAPRRRAPLVARAPRGPLLIVLGVLLALGLGTGVWYINSGQFTRVPAVLGQTEAAATQRIKDAGLDVGTTKRAFSDVYERGTVMAVTPAPGERVRGNATVTFTLSRGPEIVKVPNLRNKPLAEAKAILKKEGLAPGVVTNEFSDSVAQGAVIGSDPEPGTERRPDSAVALVVSKGSPIDVPDVTAETVADATATLQEAGLTVRVAPERIHSPEDAGTVAAQSLAEGSRAAEGDTITLTVSKGPKLIEVPDVTEESTEDARTILEDAGFEVEVKKSFPFLGDTVASQSVEGGETAPEGSTVTITIKGL from the coding sequence GTGGACACGACCCTTCAGGACCCCCTCGTCGGGCGGCTGCTCGACGGCCGCTACCGCGTCGACGCGCGCATCGCCGTCGGCGGGATGGCCACGGTCTACCGGGCCGTCGACACCCGCCTCGACCGCGTCCTCGCGCTCAAGGTGATGCACCCCGCCCTCGCGACGGACGCCGCCTTCGTGGAGCGGTTCATCCGCGAGGCGAAGTCCGTCGCCCGGCTCGCCCACCCGAACGTCGTGGGCGTCTTCGACCAGGGCGCCGAGGGCGCGTACGTCTACCTGGCGATGGAGTACGTCGCCGGCTGCACCCTCCGCGACGTCCTGCGCGAGCGCGGCGCCCTCGCGCCCCGCGCCGCGCTCGACATCCTGGAGCCGGTCCTCGCCGCGCTGGGCGCCGCGCACCGGGCCGGGTTCGTGCACCGGGACATGAAGCCCGAGAACGTCCTGATAGGGGACGACGGCCGGGTCAAGGTGGCCGATTTCGGTCTCGTACGGGCCGTGGGCTCGGCGACCGCCACCACCGGCTCGGTCCTCGGCACGGTCTCGTACCTGGCGCCGGAGCAGATCGAGCACGGCACGGCCGACACCCGTGCCGACGTGTACGCCTGCGGTGTCGTGCTGTACGAGATGCTGACCGGCGGCAAGCCCCACGCGGGCGACACCCCGGCCCAGGTCCTCTACCAGCACCTCCACACCGATGTGCCCGCCCCTTCCGCCACCGTCCCCGGGCTCGCCCTGGAGCTGGACGAGCTGGTCGCGGCGGCCACCGCCCGCAACGCCGACCTCCGTCCGCACGACGCCGTCGCGCTGCTCGCCCTGGTCCGGGAGGCCCGCGCGGGGCTCGGCGACGAGCAGCTGGACGCCGAGCCGCCGCAGGCGCGCTCCGAGACCCGGGACACCGCCGAGGACCGGACGAGCGTGATCGCCCGCGTCGTACCGGTCGCGTCGGACGTCCAGGACGTGCAGCACACGAACCGGCTGCCGGCCCCGGAGGCGCCCCCTGCCGCGCCCCGCCGGCGAGCCCCCCTCGTCGCGCGAGCCCCCCGCGGCCCGCTCCTGATCGTCCTCGGCGTCCTGCTCGCGCTCGGTCTCGGCACCGGTGTCTGGTACATCAATTCCGGCCAGTTCACGCGCGTCCCGGCCGTCCTCGGCCAGACCGAGGCCGCCGCGACGCAGCGGATCAAGGACGCCGGTCTGGACGTCGGCACGACGAAACGTGCCTTCAGCGACGTGTACGAGCGCGGCACGGTCATGGCCGTCACCCCCGCCCCCGGCGAGCGCGTCCGGGGCAACGCCACGGTCACCTTCACGCTCTCGCGCGGCCCCGAGATCGTGAAGGTGCCGAACCTCAGGAACAAGCCGCTCGCCGAGGCCAAGGCCATCCTCAAGAAGGAGGGGCTGGCCCCCGGGGTGGTCACGAACGAGTTCAGCGACTCCGTCGCCCAGGGCGCCGTGATCGGCTCCGACCCCGAGCCCGGCACCGAGCGCCGCCCCGATTCGGCCGTCGCCCTGGTGGTCAGCAAGGGTTCCCCGATCGACGTGCCCGACGTCACCGCCGAGACCGTCGCCGACGCCACGGCCACGCTCCAGGAGGCCGGCCTCACCGTGCGGGTCGCGCCGGAGCGGATCCACTCGCCCGAGGACGCCGGCACGGTCGCCGCCCAGTCCCTCGCCGAGGGGAGCCGGGCAGCCGAGGGCGACACGATCACCCTCACCGTCTCCAAGGGCCCGAAGCTGATCGAGGTCCCGGACGTCACGGAGGAGAGCACCGAGGACGCCCGGACGATCCTGGAGGACGCGGGCTTCGAGGTGGAGGTCAAGAAGTCCTTCCCCTTCCTCGGTGACACGGTCGCGAGCCAGTCCGTGGAGGGCGGCGAGACCGCCCCCGAGGGCTCCACCGTCACCATCACGATCAAGGGACTCTAG
- a CDS encoding deoxyribonuclease IV — MRNPVGGHVPVAGGLATTGLAYARVLGAETVQVFVANPRGWATPVGNPAQDERFRAECEAESISAWVHAPYLINFGSHTEATVEKSVESLRHSLRRGREIGAKGVVVHTGSATAGRPREVALAQVRERMLPLLDELTHADDPYLLLESTAGQGFSLCSRAEDFGPYFDALDHHPKLGICLDTCHIFAAGHDLTEPGGAVRTLDELVATVGEGRLKLIHANDSKDVVGAHKDRHANIGAGHIGEDAFRALLRHPATDGVPLIIETPGGTEGHVADVELLKKLRG, encoded by the coding sequence ATGCGCAACCCCGTCGGCGGTCACGTCCCCGTGGCCGGTGGCCTCGCCACGACCGGCCTCGCCTACGCCCGCGTCCTCGGCGCCGAGACCGTTCAGGTCTTCGTCGCCAACCCGCGCGGCTGGGCCACGCCGGTCGGCAACCCGGCCCAGGACGAGCGCTTCCGGGCGGAGTGCGAGGCCGAGTCGATCTCGGCCTGGGTCCACGCCCCGTACCTGATCAACTTCGGCTCCCACACCGAGGCCACCGTGGAGAAGTCGGTCGAGTCGCTGCGGCACTCGCTGCGCCGGGGCCGCGAGATCGGCGCGAAGGGTGTGGTGGTGCACACCGGTTCGGCGACCGCGGGCCGCCCGCGCGAGGTGGCCCTCGCCCAGGTACGGGAGCGGATGCTGCCGCTCCTCGACGAGCTGACCCACGCGGACGACCCGTACCTGCTCCTGGAGTCGACGGCCGGCCAGGGCTTCTCGCTCTGCTCACGCGCGGAGGACTTCGGCCCGTACTTCGACGCGCTCGACCACCACCCGAAGCTCGGCATCTGCCTCGACACCTGCCACATCTTCGCGGCGGGCCACGATCTCACGGAGCCGGGCGGCGCGGTGCGGACGCTCGACGAGCTGGTGGCGACCGTCGGCGAGGGCCGGCTGAAGCTGATCCACGCCAACGACTCGAAGGACGTCGTGGGCGCCCACAAGGACCGTCACGCCAACATCGGCGCCGGTCACATCGGCGAGGACGCCTTCCGCGCACTGCTGCGCCACCCGGCGACGGACGGGGTGCCGCTGATCATCGAGACCCCGGGCGGCACGGAGGGACACGTCGCCGACGTGGAGCTCCTGAAGAAGCTGCGGGGCTGA
- a CDS encoding DUF4396 domain-containing protein: MQHEAHARHDHSTHEGHAGHENHGEQHGEDQDRSGHHGHHGQGHSPGKASWAMAAKATLHCLTGCAIGEVLGMVIGTALGWGNVQTMILAISLAFFFGYAFTLRSILAAGVDFRTAFKVALAADTLSITVMEIIDNGVIALWPGAMDAHLNAPLFWIVLAIALAAAFVITTPVNKWLIGRGKGHAVVHQYHH; this comes from the coding sequence ATGCAGCACGAAGCGCACGCCCGTCACGACCACAGCACCCACGAGGGTCACGCAGGCCACGAGAACCACGGCGAGCAGCACGGCGAGGACCAGGACCGCAGCGGTCACCACGGCCACCACGGCCAGGGGCACAGCCCCGGCAAGGCCTCCTGGGCCATGGCCGCCAAGGCCACGCTGCACTGCCTCACCGGCTGCGCCATCGGCGAGGTGCTCGGCATGGTCATCGGCACGGCGCTCGGCTGGGGCAACGTCCAGACGATGATCCTCGCGATCAGCCTGGCCTTCTTCTTCGGCTACGCGTTCACCCTGCGCAGCATCCTTGCCGCCGGCGTCGACTTCAGGACGGCCTTCAAGGTCGCGCTGGCCGCCGACACCCTCTCGATCACCGTCATGGAGATCATCGACAACGGCGTCATCGCCCTCTGGCCGGGCGCCATGGACGCGCATCTGAACGCGCCGCTGTTCTGGATCGTGCTGGCCATCGCGCTGGCCGCCGCGTTCGTGATCACCACCCCGGTGAACAAGTGGCTGATCGGCCGCGGCAAGGGCCACGCGGTGGTCCACCAGTACCACCACTGA
- the thiS gene encoding sulfur carrier protein ThiS has protein sequence MNVSVNGEARELPGPVSLDALVATLSTAPSGVAAAVNEAVVPRSEWAATLLGEGDRVEVLTAVQGG, from the coding sequence ATGAACGTGTCCGTGAACGGAGAGGCGCGCGAGCTCCCCGGCCCCGTCTCCCTCGACGCCCTCGTCGCGACCCTGAGCACGGCCCCGTCCGGTGTCGCGGCCGCCGTCAACGAGGCGGTCGTCCCGCGCAGCGAGTGGGCGGCGACGCTGCTCGGCGAGGGCGACCGGGTCGAGGTCCTGACCGCGGTGCAGGGAGGCTGA
- the thiE gene encoding thiamine phosphate synthase: MPTPREQLADARLYLCTDARKRQGDLPAFLDAVLSSGVDIVQLRDKGMEAGEELEHLAVFAEAARRHGKLLAVNDRADVAHAIGSDVLHLGQGDLPVPAARAILGEEVLIGRSCHAESEAAAAVVEPGVDYFCTGPCWPTPTKPGRYAPGLDLVRYTAGLAQNRPWFAIGGIDETNLDEVLDAGARRIVVVRAITEAADPAAATAALAKRVRERAAA; this comes from the coding sequence ATGCCCACGCCTCGTGAGCAGCTCGCCGACGCCCGGCTCTACCTGTGCACCGACGCCCGGAAGCGCCAGGGCGACCTGCCCGCCTTCCTCGACGCCGTGCTCTCCTCCGGGGTGGACATCGTGCAGCTCCGCGACAAGGGCATGGAGGCCGGCGAGGAGCTGGAGCACCTCGCCGTCTTCGCCGAGGCCGCCCGCCGGCACGGCAAGCTCCTCGCGGTGAACGACCGGGCGGACGTCGCCCACGCCATCGGCTCCGACGTCCTCCACCTCGGCCAGGGCGACCTGCCCGTCCCCGCCGCCCGCGCCATCCTCGGCGAGGAGGTCCTGATCGGCCGCTCCTGCCACGCCGAGTCCGAGGCGGCCGCGGCCGTCGTCGAACCGGGCGTGGACTACTTCTGCACCGGGCCCTGCTGGCCCACCCCCACCAAGCCGGGGCGGTACGCACCGGGGCTCGACCTCGTGCGGTACACGGCGGGTCTGGCTCAGAACCGCCCCTGGTTCGCCATCGGCGGCATCGACGAGACCAACCTCGACGAGGTCCTGGACGCGGGCGCCCGCCGGATCGTCGTCGTCCGTGCGATCACCGAGGCGGCGGACCCGGCGGCCGCCACCGCCGCCCTCGCCAAGCGCGTCCGTGAGCGTGCCGCGGCCTGA
- a CDS encoding Rv2175c family DNA-binding protein yields MTEIDVKIDALVPAWLYVPDIAEALDVDVVRVRQLIKDGQLIAVRRGENRSLQVPAAFIQGDKIVKGLVGLLTVLRDDGFTDEEMLEWLFTPDESLPGTPAQALNENRGTEVKRRAQALAI; encoded by the coding sequence GTGACCGAGATTGACGTAAAGATCGATGCGCTCGTCCCCGCCTGGCTCTACGTGCCCGACATCGCGGAGGCGCTCGATGTCGACGTGGTGCGTGTGCGACAGCTGATCAAGGACGGCCAGCTCATCGCCGTGCGCCGCGGCGAGAACAGGTCCCTGCAGGTTCCCGCCGCCTTCATCCAGGGCGACAAGATCGTCAAGGGCCTCGTCGGCCTCCTGACCGTCCTGCGGGACGACGGCTTCACCGACGAGGAAATGCTGGAGTGGCTCTTCACTCCGGACGAGAGCCTGCCGGGCACGCCCGCGCAGGCGCTCAACGAGAATCGCGGCACGGAGGTGAAGCGCCGCGCCCAGGCGCTCGCCATCTGA
- a CDS encoding sulfite oxidase-like oxidoreductase yields the protein MGQPESGERREGEAGEPDRSPDLPPGQRLQRGWPVTHYGPVPKFKPDRWEFRVFGATADGDKRCWNHEEFSALPFSTVVADLHCVTKFSMLGAEWGGVPARTILELAPPAPQVTHVMVWAEYGYSANMRLADFAADRSIFATHKGGELLTAEHGFPLRLVVPHLYAWKGPKWVRGVEYMAADRRGFWEERGYHNLGDPWTEQRYSYQEEPGDGPEL from the coding sequence ATGGGTCAGCCGGAGAGCGGAGAACGCCGGGAAGGGGAAGCGGGGGAGCCGGATCGTTCGCCGGATCTTCCGCCGGGTCAGCGGCTGCAGCGCGGCTGGCCGGTCACGCACTACGGGCCCGTCCCCAAGTTCAAGCCGGACCGCTGGGAGTTCCGCGTCTTCGGCGCGACGGCGGACGGCGACAAGCGGTGCTGGAACCACGAGGAGTTCTCGGCCCTGCCGTTCTCCACGGTCGTGGCCGATCTGCACTGCGTCACGAAATTCAGCATGCTCGGGGCCGAATGGGGTGGGGTGCCCGCCCGGACCATCCTCGAACTGGCTCCGCCCGCGCCGCAGGTCACGCATGTGATGGTCTGGGCCGAGTACGGCTACAGCGCCAACATGCGGCTCGCCGACTTCGCCGCGGACCGCTCGATCTTCGCCACCCACAAGGGCGGCGAGCTGCTCACCGCCGAGCACGGCTTCCCGCTGCGGCTCGTCGTCCCGCACCTGTACGCCTGGAAGGGGCCCAAGTGGGTCCGGGGCGTGGAGTACATGGCCGCCGACCGCCGGGGCTTCTGGGAGGAGCGCGGCTACCACAACCTCGGTGACCCGTGGACGGAGCAGCGCTACTCGTACCAGGAGGAACCGGGAGACGGCCCGGAGCTGTAG
- a CDS encoding NAD(P)/FAD-dependent oxidoreductase, translating into MSEQKQAQQQVVIVGAGMAGVQTAVALREQGFTGTVTLIGAEPHQPYDRPPLSKAILLGKAEDSAFDVDFEALGVELRLGLDVTGLRAADHEIDTEAGPVPYDVLVVATGAHPITLSGAEGVPGVHLLRTLDDAVRLGPVLERRHTVVVVGAGWIGAEFATAAREAGCAVTVVEAADRPLAGALPAEVAAPMAGWYGTHGAELLTHARVDTVEPGRVVLADGRELPADAVVVGIGARPATGWLAGSGIALDPSGAVTADERLRTSLPDVYAVGDCASYPSARYGERLLVHHWDNALQGPRTVAATITGADTGPYDPVPYFWSEQFGRFVQYAGHHADADELLWRGDPADDTWSVLWLRSDVPVALLAVGRPRDLAQGRKLIETATAVDPERAADPSVPLKAAVR; encoded by the coding sequence GTGAGCGAGCAGAAGCAGGCCCAGCAGCAGGTCGTGATCGTCGGTGCCGGGATGGCGGGTGTGCAGACCGCCGTCGCCCTGCGTGAACAGGGCTTCACCGGCACCGTGACCCTCATCGGGGCCGAGCCCCACCAGCCCTACGACAGGCCCCCGCTCTCCAAGGCGATCCTCCTCGGCAAGGCCGAGGACTCCGCCTTCGACGTCGACTTCGAGGCCCTCGGCGTCGAACTCCGCCTCGGCCTCGACGTCACCGGGCTGCGCGCCGCCGACCACGAGATCGACACCGAGGCCGGACCCGTCCCGTACGACGTCCTCGTCGTCGCCACCGGGGCCCACCCGATCACCCTGTCCGGCGCCGAGGGCGTCCCGGGGGTCCACCTCCTGCGCACCCTCGACGACGCCGTGCGCCTCGGCCCCGTCCTGGAGCGCCGCCACACCGTCGTGGTCGTCGGCGCGGGCTGGATCGGCGCCGAGTTCGCCACCGCCGCGCGCGAGGCGGGCTGCGCCGTCACCGTCGTCGAGGCGGCCGACCGCCCCCTCGCCGGGGCCCTGCCCGCCGAGGTCGCCGCCCCCATGGCCGGCTGGTACGGGACGCACGGCGCCGAACTCCTCACCCACGCGCGCGTGGACACCGTCGAACCCGGCCGCGTCGTCCTCGCCGACGGCCGCGAGCTGCCCGCCGACGCCGTCGTCGTCGGCATCGGCGCCCGCCCCGCGACCGGCTGGCTCGCCGGATCCGGCATCGCCCTCGACCCGAGCGGCGCCGTCACGGCCGACGAGCGGCTGCGCACCTCCCTGCCCGACGTGTACGCCGTGGGCGACTGCGCCTCCTACCCCTCCGCGCGCTACGGCGAGCGCCTCCTCGTCCACCACTGGGACAACGCCCTCCAGGGCCCGCGCACCGTGGCCGCGACGATCACGGGCGCCGACACCGGCCCGTACGACCCCGTGCCGTACTTCTGGTCCGAGCAGTTCGGCCGGTTCGTCCAGTACGCCGGGCACCACGCGGACGCCGACGAGCTCCTGTGGCGCGGCGACCCGGCGGACGACACCTGGTCCGTGCTCTGGCTGCGCTCCGACGTCCCGGTCGCCCTCCTCGCCGTCGGCCGCCCCCGCGACCTGGCCCAGGGCCGCAAGCTCATCGAGACGGCCACCGCCGTCGATCCCGAGCGGGCCGCGGACCCGTCCGTCCCCCTGAAGGCGGCAGTCAGGTAG
- a CDS encoding thiazole synthase: protein MSDDLFVLGGTEFSSRLIMGTGGAPSLDVLERSLVASGTELTTVAMRRLDPTVQGSVLSVLERLGIRVLPNTAGCFTAGEAVLTARLAREALGTDWIKLEVVADERTLLPDGEELLAAAETLVDDGFTVLPYTNDDPVLARKLEDVGCAAIMPLGSPIGSGLGIRNPHNFQLITERAGVPVILDAGAGTASDAALAMELGCAAVMLASAVTRAQEPVLMASAMRHAVEAGRLAHRAGRIPRRHFAEASSPVEGRPHLDPERPAF from the coding sequence ATGTCCGACGACCTGTTCGTCCTCGGGGGTACGGAGTTCTCCTCCCGCCTGATCATGGGCACCGGCGGCGCGCCGAGCCTCGACGTCCTGGAACGCTCGCTGGTCGCCAGCGGCACCGAGCTGACCACCGTCGCGATGCGGCGGCTCGACCCGACGGTGCAGGGCTCGGTCCTCTCCGTCCTGGAGCGGCTCGGCATCCGGGTCCTGCCGAACACGGCGGGCTGTTTCACGGCAGGCGAGGCGGTCCTGACCGCCCGGCTCGCCCGGGAGGCGCTCGGCACCGACTGGATCAAGCTGGAGGTCGTCGCCGACGAGCGGACGCTGCTGCCGGACGGCGAGGAGCTCCTCGCCGCGGCCGAGACGCTCGTGGACGACGGCTTCACCGTCCTGCCCTACACGAACGACGACCCGGTCCTCGCTCGGAAGCTGGAGGACGTGGGGTGCGCGGCGATCATGCCGCTCGGCTCCCCGATCGGCTCGGGGCTCGGCATCCGCAATCCGCACAACTTCCAGCTGATCACGGAGCGGGCGGGGGTGCCGGTGATCCTGGACGCCGGGGCGGGCACGGCCTCGGACGCGGCGCTCGCGATGGAGCTGGGGTGCGCGGCGGTGATGCTGGCCTCGGCGGTGACCCGGGCGCAGGAGCCGGTGCTCATGGCGTCGGCGATGCGGCACGCGGTGGAGGCGGGCCGCCTCGCCCACCGCGCGGGCCGCATCCCCCGCCGCCACTTCGCGGAGGCCTCGTCCCCGGTGGAGGGCCGTCCCCACCTGGACCCGGAACGCCCCGCGTTCTGA
- the bfr gene encoding bacterioferritin, producing MQGDPEVLEFLNEQLTGELTAINQYWLHYRIQDNKGWTKLAKYTREESIDEMKHADKITERILMLDGLPNYQRLFHVRVGQTITEMFQADRQVEVEAIDRLKRGIEVMRAKGDITSANLFEEILADEEHHIDYLDTQLELIESLGEALYISTLIEQPS from the coding sequence ATGCAGGGCGACCCCGAGGTCCTCGAGTTTCTCAACGAGCAGCTGACCGGCGAGCTGACGGCCATCAACCAGTACTGGCTGCACTACCGCATCCAGGACAACAAGGGGTGGACGAAGCTCGCCAAGTACACCCGCGAAGAGTCCATCGATGAGATGAAGCACGCGGACAAGATCACCGAGCGCATCCTGATGCTCGACGGTCTGCCCAACTACCAGCGGCTCTTCCACGTCCGGGTCGGACAGACGATCACCGAGATGTTCCAGGCGGACCGCCAGGTCGAGGTGGAGGCGATCGACCGCCTCAAGCGTGGGATCGAGGTCATGCGCGCCAAGGGGGACATCACGTCCGCCAACCTCTTCGAGGAGATCCTCGCCGACGAGGAGCACCACATCGACTACCTGGACACGCAGCTGGAGCTGATCGAGTCCCTGGGCGAGGCGCTCTACATCTCGACCCTGATCGAGCAGCCGAGCTAG